The Methanosarcina acetivorans C2A genome includes the window TGAGAGAAGATTTCCTCGCAATTGTCCCTGTGTATTCATGTTTTATGCATGTGGGAGTGGGGACAAATCTGTAAAATTATGGTAAGCTGCAAATTTAAAAGTAAATTCAGATGGGATAAGAATGGAAGATCCGGATAAGAAAGAAAAAGTAAATCCAAAATCAGGAGAGAGGAACCAGAGTTTCAGGGTTTTAAAAGTACTGGCTGTAGCCGTTGCCGTATTATTTGTTATTGTTGTTGTCATGATCTCCCCGCTCATATTGCAGAGGCTTTCCTACGGTCCTACTTTATGGCTCGCTAAATTAGACTACGAACCTGAGTATTATGTGGAAATAACACCTGAAGAACTGAAAGATTTTCCCACACTTCAGGGTTTGAATAATAAGAGTACATACGGGCACATCACCGAACTGGAAACAACTAGTGATGAAAGGGACCGGTTATCTTACCTGATATCACAAAAAGAAGCTGAACCGGTTTATCCATTTGAAATGTTGGTCCGTGCCACGGTATGGAGTACGGATGAAGTCCCGACTGATACCCCTCCTTATACGGAGATTACTGTTGAAGATCTTGAACAATTTCCCCCCATTAAAAAGACTATCAGTCAACCGTATCCATCTGTGGATAGATGGTATGGGATCTCTTCGGATGAATGGGATAGTTTTCTGAAATTCACAAATGGGTATAATGAAGAATATAGTGGTGTATTTCTCAAATTCGGGGATCAAGTCTATTACATAAGTAACACGTATGACATGAGGTCGTATCTCAAGATCGAGGGTGAATATTATGAGTTCAGTGTCGGTCTGGTGGGTTGAAGTTAATAGTGATTCTCACAGGTCCTGTTTTATTTTTTTTGGCATTCATCTCAAGTCCTGGTTAATCGGGGAATCCTCATCTTTTCACTGAACCTTAGCAGGCAATAAACGGCTTCTTCTCAAATTATACCGAAATCCTGATTCTTTTCTTCTCAACTAAGGTTTTGCCAAAATTGACAAAAAGGCTTTAAAAACTAAAAAAGGATCTTAAATGATTATTCTATCAAAAAATTACATTTAAAACCTTTAAAAAATTACCATTCAATATTATCATATGCAAGGTTTAACTGTATGAACTTAAACAATGTTATGTAAAAACTCAAATACTGTTATATATGTGTAAATTGTTAATATTTTATATGGTTGTTTCACAAAATTTCGCATGAATGGATTTCATATTTATATAAATATTGGTAATGTGTTTAAAATCTAATTACAGTTTTTTCGCCATTAAATGATTGAAAATAATTTCATTCATGGTTAATGACATTATAAGATGTTAAACTGCTTTTAAGCTGTTTAAAAACAAATTTTTTGCAAAATAAATTTTATTAGTAGATATTATTTGAAAATAAGGAACTATATGGAAAATGTCAAAACCTCAAGTCAAAAATTATTAGCTTGTATATCAGGCATGTTTGGGTGGTATAAATTGAGTTATTGCCGATATTTTATAATTCTCGCTTTACTTTTTTTTACTCTGTGTCCAGTAAGCTCGACAAGTAATAATGAAAGTTTTGTCACTTCCTCATCTGGTCTCGAGAACCCATACTCAGTATCAGGAAACGTTTTCTCCAATGTACAAAACAAAACTGTAAATGCCTCTCACACAAATGTTGTAATTCAGGGAAACGGTATGAAGGGGATTATAAAGTGTGATGACTATGGAAATTATAAGTTCGGTGATTTAGACAACTACAATGGGTTAGAGTATGGAAATTATTCTTTAATTGCTTTTAAATATATTCCTTCTGAGGGAAAATATGTTTTGTCCTGAAATAATTTCGCTTTGAAACTTTTTTCCTCTTGTCCATGTTTTCACCACCCAAACAATCTCACTCCTATTCTGAACTTTGCCTCAACTGGTAATCTATTCCAGAATGCTTCCTGTGGCGATTCTAACTGTTCAAGTTTCAAAGCTCCATGAGGCCTCTTGTTATACCACTGTACGAATTCTTCAAATGATTCAAACTCTCCTCTAAACCTTTGATATGTATCGAACCATTTCTCTATTTTTCCGTTTGTCTGAGGATGTCTTACCCTTGCAAGTATTGGTTTGATTCCAAGTTCTTCAATGCATCTTTTAAAGTCACTATCCCATGAACCATCCTTATTAATCCTGTGAGCTCCGAATTCACTTCCATGATCCATAATGAGCTCTCTTAAAGGGTATATGTCCCAGTACTCTTTAACAAGTTCATCAATCACTTTAATGGTGTTCTCCGTGTTGCAATGAACGTACTCTCCACCTGCAATTATCATTCTTGATGAATCATCAAGAATGGCACAGACTTGCAGTCCTAACAGGGGATTCTCATGCCAATCGATGTGTGCAGCAGACATGCTGTGTTCGCGTTCGTATCTACACCATTTTCTTCTCTGTTTCTTTTTTCGGTTTTCCTTGGCAAGGTCCATGCTAAGTAGATAGTTATGGATTCTGTTATGAGATATCTTACGATTATATTTGCCTTCGATGAGAATCTCAAGGTAACAGGCTCCAAACTTATAATCAGAGTAAGTTTGGTCAATCAATTCCTTATCAGAGGAGGATAAGGGGTTCTTTGGTCTTCCAAGATTAATGCCAACTTGAGGAAGCTGACCAGTTTCAACGTATTCTTTGTAGATCTGCTGAACTCGACGGGCTGAGATCCCCTGGATCTCAGCTATCGTCGAGGTAGATTCACCCTTCGATTTTTGAGCAATGATCCAACGTATCTTTTTTCCATTAAGTTTCACAAAAGATAAGGGATTACAACCGACATATTTAGCGCGAAATAATTTCGGGATAAAACATTCTGAGGGAAAATACTTATTTGGGACAACAAATGTGTCTCTTAAAAATTATGAGGATGTATCTGGGGTTAAAATCATACTTGCTTGGGCAAGTGAGGATGAAGAAAAGACAATTGAAAATTTCTATCCCTTGCTTAAATATACTATATCAGGGAGCATTGTTTCCGAGATAGAAGATGGAAGTATAAATACTTCATACACAAACATCGGAATCCAGGGAAACGGCATGACTGGGCTTGGAAAAAGTGATGAGTACGGAAATTATAAGTTCGGTAACCTCAGTATTGATTATTGGTTAGAGTATGGTAATTATTCTTTAATTGCTTTTAAATATATTCCTTCTGAGGGAAAATACCTATTTGGGACAACAAATGTGTCTCTTAATAATTATGAGGATGTATCTGAGGTTAAAATCATACTTGATTGGGCAAGTGAAGATGAAGAAAAAGCAATTGAAAATTTCTATCCCTTGCTTAAATATATTATATCAGGAAACGTTTTTTCCGATGTACAAGACAAAACCGTAAACGCCTCTGACACAAACGTTGTAATCCAGGGAAACGGCATGACTGGGCTTGGAAAAAGTGACGAGTACGGGAATTATAAGTTCGGTAACCTCAGTATTGATTATTGGTTAGAGTATGGAAATTATTCTTTAATTGCTTTTAAATATATTCCTTCTGAGGGAAGATACTTATTTGGAACAACAAATGTGTCTCTTAAAAATTATGAGGAAGTATCTGGGGTTAAAATCATACTTGATTGGGCAAGTGAGGATGAAGAAAAGACGATTGAAAATTTCTATCCCTTGCTTAAATATACTATATCAGGGAGCATTGTTTCCGAGATAGAAGATGGAAGTATAAATACTTCATACACAAACATCGGAATCCAGGGAAACGGCATGACTGGGCTTGGAAAAAGTGATGAGTACGGAAATTATAAGTTCGGTAACCTCAGTATTGATTATTGGTTAGAGTATGGAAATTATTCTTTAATTGCTTTTAAATATATTCCTTCTGAGGGAAAATACCTATTTGGGACAACAAATGTGTCTCTTAATAATTATGAGGATGTATCTGAGGTTAAAATCATACTTGATTGGGCAAGTGAAGATGAAGAAAAAGCAATTGAAAATTTCTATCCCTTGCTTAAATATATTATATCAGGAAACGTTTTTTCCGATGTACAAGACAAAACCGTAAACGCCTCTGACACAAACGTTGTAATCCAGGGAAACGGCATGACTGGGCTTGGAAAAAGTGACGAGTACGGGAATTATAAGTTCGGTAACCTCAGTATTGATTATTGGTTAGAGTATGGAAATTATTCTTTAATTGCTTTTAAATATATTCCTCCTGAGGGAAGATACTTATTTGGAACAACAAATACATCTCTTGGGGATATTGAAACCGTTTCTGATGTTAATATTATATTAGACTGGGCAAATGAAGCTGAAGAAAAGATAATTGAAAGCTTCTTTCCCCTGTTTAAATATTCTTTTTCAGGAAGCGTTTTTTCTAATATTCAAAATGAAAACATAAATGTCTCTAACACACACGTTGTAATCCAAGGAAACGGTATTACGGGGATTAGAAAGTGTGATGATTATGGAAATTACAAATCCGGTGATTTAGGCAGCGACAGTTGGTTAGAATATGGAAAAAACTATTCTGTAACTGCCTTTAAATACATTCCTTCTCAGGGAAAGTATTTGTTTGGAACAACAATTGTGTCTCTTAAAAATTGTGAGGAAGTATCTGACGTTAATGTCGAACTGGATTGGGCAAGCGGAGATGAAGAAAAGGCAATTGAAAATTTCTATCCCTTGCTTAGGTATACTATATCAGGAAGCGTTCTCGACAGCAGTGACAATAGTAGTAGCGACAACAGTAATAGTGACAATAGTAGCGGTGAAGGCAGTAGTAGTGACGGCAGTAGCAGTGGCAGCAGCCACAGCAGCAGTGGTGGTGGGGGTTCCCCTGAACCTGCAAGAAATGTTGAAGTGAGGGAACTTTCACAGGCTTTTATTACAAACGGACAACCTGTAAGGTTTGATCTCACAAGGAATGCTACTTCTGTGGTATATGTGAGCTTTGATGCAAAAAAGACTGCAGGAAAAACCACAACCGTTGTTGAGATGCTGAAAAATAAATCTACGCTTACTCCCGATGCACTCACCGGTGAAGTCTACAATTATCTCAATATCTGGGTTGGCAACGGCGGATATGCAACTGAAATGAACATTGAAAACGCGACTGTATGCTTCAAAGTTGAAAAATCCTGGATACAGGATAAAGGGATTGACCAGTCTTCAATCATCCTGAACAGGTACAGCGACAAGAAATGGAACGAGCTTCCAACCACCCTTCTCGGGAAGGATGACAAATATATGTATTTCACAGCTAAAACCCCTGAATTCTCTCCCTTTGCAATAGCGGGCAAAACAATAGTAGATGAAACAGGGAATGTAATAGCGACTACATCTAAAACACAGGAAAATAAGCAAAACAATACAACATTAGAAATCGAACAGACTTCTGAGCAGAGGGAAAGAAGTACGCCTGGGTTTGAAATGATTTACTGTGTTATCTGGTTGCTTGGATTGTTCCTGTATAGAAGAAGATAATTAAGTTAGATGGTGGGATAGTTTACTCTACTATCTAATTATTTGATCCTTTGCCAATTTCTCTATTAATGCTTTAAAATTTAATTAAAAGCATAATAGAGAAATTGCAAAGACATAGATATGGAAAATATGTGGAATGGCATCTTATATGCCATCCGGACCGACTCACGATTTTTTCCACCACAGCCATCCAGTGTGTGATTTCTCCTTCATCCTGAGATTTCCGTTCTCGCAGGAAAAGGTCTCGGATATGTATTTCTTTAGTATCGCCTCGTGTTCGGTGGTGGTCGCGTTGACGATTCGTTTGTAGTGATTAACTGCTTCTTCCATTCTAGGATAGACCAGTTCCCAGTAATCAGGGTATACGGTGACGTTCGGGTATATTCTCATATCGTACAGCACTTTGTATATGCAGTCGATCTGCGGGTGAATGTTATATGAGGTGCCGTGGATCCTTTTCCATGCTTCAGCATACGTTTTTTCCCAGGACGGCATTCCCGCAAACCAGTTCAGATAGACGTATTTCGAGGAAACATTGTTCATTTTAATCACTGCCTCTTTTATATCCGGCATTGACAGGGAAAACGAGGCAACGACCACATCATATGGGGCATCCAGGTCTTTGAGGTCGATGTCTTCCCATTTTTTCTGGATCCAGGATACGTTATTCAGCTCCTTTGCTTTGATATTCTCTTTCAGGCAGTATAGCATACCATCAGAGGGCTCGACTGCAGTGACGTGCTTAACCATGTCAGCGAGCGGTATGGTCAGGGTACCGGGACCTGCCCCGATATCCAGGACTTTCGAATCTGGTGTGAAATCGATTCTCTTGATTATGTTTCTGGAAAAATTCCAGTTGTCCATCTTGATCTGTGTGTCATACTTAATCGCCTCCTCAATTGTCCAGAACCTGCCGGTTTCGAAGTTCGTCTTCTTACTCTCGGCCATCATCGTTTTCCAGATCTCTCCATAGTCGATTACATTGTTCATCATTGGAATCCTCCTTAAAAATCCACCTCAAAAGTTCTCCTCTTCCATCCATTCGAGCCATTGTGCTGATCTGAGACCTCTGGCAGTTTCGTCATCGACATTATAGACCTGCTTGTAGAAGTCCAGTACCCATTCGTGGACCGTGATATCCTGGAACTTATCCGGGTAAGCTGCTTTCGCCGTTATCATCAGGTCGATAGGGTATTCCAGACGCCGGGCGCAGTTTGAGGGCGTCCACGGCATCGAATAGACTCTCTTATTTTTTATCGCACTCAACTCATTCAGGTTCTGGTAATACGGCGCTTCATAAAGTTCCCGGGCAGGATGGTATCCCCACGATGTAGCCAGCAATATAACATCAGGATCCAGGGCTAGAACCTGCTCGGTGTTCAGTATCTTTGCGGTACCGGTATCCCGATAGGCATTCTTCGCATGTACAATGCCCTCGATGGTGTACGACTCAGGTGTATCGATGCCCCAGGAGTGACCTGCACCCCCGGCTTTTCTGGCATTGGGCGAAAGGCCGAAGTACAACACCGTAGGTTTGTTTGACTCAGGTATATCCTTGGTTTTGTTCGATATCATTTTCTCCGTGTTTTGAATGTAATCGGCCAACTCAAGAGCATCTTTCTCTTTACCGAAAATTTGTCCGATAATTTTTATCTCGTCTCTCATAGTAGAGAGGTCTGAGTTCGAGTAATATGTAGGGGAATACAGGACTATCACAGGGATTCCAAGCGATTCCATCGTGTCGATCGTCTTATTCATCGTATCACGGTTGTCCCAACCGACCGAACAATCCCCTACCCTAAGAATAATGATGTCAGGGTTTGAACTCGCAAGCGCTTCGTAGCTGATAACGTTGTACTGCTGGGGTGTCAACCTGACCGTATCACTTAATGAAGGGTCCAAGTAAAGCATCGTGTTTTTGCCGTTTTCATACGTGAAATTTTCTCCCTTGGCACTCGGGAATACATAAGTATAGTCATTGGTGATTGTAGTACCAACAGCCACGATAGTATCCTGGACACCCAGGCTGATCATCACACATTCGACGAAACCGTCACTGATTACAGCGGCCCTTGTAATGTTTTTCGGCACTTTTACCTGGACGTCCCTCATATCCGTGATAGTATTAGATTCATCATTTGTCGATGGAGCTGCTACTGGCAAAGTGGTTTTTTCTGATATACATCCGGCAAACGGCAGGCTAATGAGTAAAATTAGAAACATATAAACTATCATTTTAGTCATAAAAAATCTCAACCTCAATTGCTTACTAGTTAATCGTTAATTGTAACTTTTTGTATTAGGTTAAGATACAAAAATGTCTGAAAGTACACGATCTTTATGTAAAATATTTAACATTCAAGTACGGAAAATCACCATGTGTGCATCCGAAGTTGTGCATGAAAATCGTTAATTAATGATAAATGATTTGTAGCACGTTAATCCATCTTATCCTTAATAAAATTGACTATTTTATTAGATATGTGTTATTGTATGTTATAAAGTTACTAAGTTTTATCATATTGATCTGTTTCAGCTCATGTGTTTATATTTTGTTAAATGCCAGCACTGTGGCCAAAATAAAGAGCATGATCCCTGTTGCGGTGTTTAGAGAGGTCCGGTATCGTGTCCTGATCGTATCCAACCGGCGGGCGGAAAGCCCTGTGGCAAGCAACATCCCTAACCCCAGTACAGGTAACACAACACCGGCATCATAGGCCAGCAGGTAATATAATCCTTGAAATGAGTTGTTCTGGGCGGCCATCATGCCGAGTATCGCGAGATACAGCCCGCCTGCACAGGGCATTTTAATCAAGCCAAATCCAAGCCCCATGGCAAAGCTGAAGCCAGTCGTGTGTATTCGGCTATATGGCCTGAGCAGTAAAACAAGTCTTTTGAACCCCGCATCCGAGAAGCTGCGTTCATGAAGGGGTGGCGTCCTGATTATCATGGTGGAGCCGATAATGAGCATAGAAGTAACGATCGCATATCTGACTATGCTATACAGGGAGGGTATGGTTACACTGAACATGTAAAAACAGATTCCTATAAGTGAATACATGAAGAGTAGCCCTGCCGAAAATGCCATTACATTAATCAGCAACAAGTATCGCCTTCCACCGGAGGCTGCCAGTGTGGCCATATATGCCATGACTGCGAGGATACATGGGGAAAACGCAGCTATGATGCCAGATGCAAATGCGATGGGAACTGACAGCGCCGGTATCGTCCTGATAGGCACATAACTGTCTGTAACAACGTGACTGCCGCAGTTATCTTCATAATATACGATCGAGGGGAATACATAAGATGTGTTGCCGCCATAAAGTACATATGTGATCTTTTCCTCGGCACCAGGCTGTAATTGACCGTTCCAGAAAAATTTTCCTGAAGTTAAGCGAGAGCCTTCTGTCAGCCCTCCAGAGAGACTGGCGTTGATTGTTGTGTTACTTTGATTGGATATATATACTGTCACTGCGACTTCGCTGTCGTTATTACTCCTTTTTACCGCAGTCGTATGTACGATCACTGGAGAATCATACCCATAAGAAGATACGATTGTATCTTTAATACTCCTTAGAACCGTATCGTACTCCCCTTCCAGATTTGCAGGCCCAATGATGGTATGGTTATCGATGATCAGATCCGGTATATCGATTAGACGATACCGGTCGATATATGATGCGCCTTCTCGTGAATTGACCCTGATTTCCCGGTAATTGACAGGCAAACCTTCATCGCAGGCTTCTTCAATGGCCTGCCTGATTAAAGGTGTCGTTTCAGTACATCGATTGCAACTTTCATCATAGAGATACAAGACAGTTATTTGCTTTGTATCATCGGCATAAGCGACAGATGGCAGAACACATAGAAGTAAAAATATGATTATTATCGCTATGCATGACTCACATATTGCTTCAATCCTTTGATTTTCGAGAAGTAGATTGTAGCGATGGCTTGCCATTTTAACCCTTTATATTAAATTTACCTTTTACACATCTGTGTATCATACGTTATTTTTTAACAATAATTGCTACATTTTCAAATAGTCATATTTACAAACACTAATTCGATAATATTATGTAGTAAAATGTAATACAAAGATATTAATTATTGCTACAGGTATTTTGTATGAATGATAAGTTTAACAATAGTGATAGAATCAGAATCGGCAAGTCTTCGGGTTATTTTAAAAAAGACTTCGTGTTATGTGTACTTGTAATACTCCTTATTGTTTCTGTAGAGGGATGCACGGGGCAGACAGATCCAGGTACGACAACATCCACAGACTCAGCGATAGTAGCCTCTCTTGATGAGCAATACCAATATATCACTGATATGCGTGGCGTGCAGGTGAAAGTGCCTAAGGAGATCAAGCGTGTAGCTACCATCGATGACGGCTTTGTCGAAGGCGTCCTGACGAATCTTAGTGAGGTTGACAAAGTAGTTTCCATAGGCTCGGCCGGGCTTAGTTCTAGATCCTTTTATCAGTCAAATATTACTCTGAACTCCGGCACAAACTACACTTTTAGCGGCGGATCAAATACAATGTGTATCGTTAATCCGTGGATAGCTAATGTGTCCTGTACGGAGTCTTCGTCAGGTATGACCATTATTAATTACGAAAAACTTGCCAGTGCGAATCCTGATGTACTTATTATACGGATCGGTGACTGCGAGATGAGTGCCACCAATCTCGAAGACAATGATAAAAAGATCTCGATGATCGAGTCGCTGGGCATACCTGTAATTGTGCTTTATTCGCCGAATACTTACCAGAATTCCGATCTGAATACCATGCGTGACGAGATGCGTATAATCGGACAGTTGTTCTATAAGGAGCAGGAGGCGATGGCCCTGGCAGACTATCTGAGTGATACGGAAAAAATGATCCGGGACAGGACGCAGGATATCCCTGATGAGGAAAAGATCACCGCATTGTATCTTGGGCTCTCTTCAAAGGCCAGAAAAAGTGGTGGTGCCGGGTATGTAAGTGGCATTGACACTCCGGAATCGTATATTCTCGAGACTGTTGCCAATGGCAAGAATGCTTACAGGGATACAGGCTCGGGTAAGCTGCTCAATGCCGAACAGGTGCTGGCATTAAACCCTGATGTGATTTTTTTACCCACGTATTCCGGGTATCATCCGCCTATCGAACTTCAAGATGCGATATATTACCAAAACTTGCAGGAACTTCAGGCTGTGAAAGACAAGCGTATCTATTCCATGCCTTACACCCCGAGAAACTGTGACCGTCGTGTCGAGTATCCGCTTGACCTCATGATTGTCGCGAAGGGCTGCTATCCTGATCGGTTCCAGGATATCAAGGTCCATGAGTTTGCATTGAAACTGTATCAGGACGTGTACGGAGTGGACCGTACAACAGCAGAGAAAATCAGGTCTGCTCAATACCTTGACTGGACTGTGGAGTACGATTTCTAAAAACGCTGTGAGACCAATGATGAAAGAGTATGGGAACAAAACTTGGTCGGATTTGTGTATTCTGATTTATTAAGCACGTTGTAATCCTTTATCGTCATAATGTTGCTTGCTCCTCTTGCAGACTATACCGGGCCGGCCGGTAATTCAGATGCTGGTGTCAAGTCGACGCCTGCATGGGCCGGGCTCGGATTAGGATGGATGCAGTATTCAAGGACATATGTGGCTTATTAAGGGCATATGTGGCTTGCAGGTGAAAGCGACTAAGGATACAAACGTGTCTTTGCTCAAACCAGTGGCTGAACTGACGGTGGACCTGATTTCTAGGTGTTTGTCATGGAAGAAATATCGACTGATGTGAAAAAATCGACTCGAACTGCCCTTGATTTTTTTGAGGCGAGGAAGCTGTCTATAATGCTCTTTCTCGCTGTCGTTGTGGTGGCAGGCGGCATGGTCACTATCTGTTTAGGGACTTATAAAATTTCTATGCCGGAAGTATACACCATCATTGCCACTCACTTGTTTTCACCGGATAACGTAGATTCCCTGAATAAGTTGAGAAACACTATCGTCTGGAACATCCGTTTCCCGAGGGTCATCACGGCCATAACCGTAGGTATCGGCCTTTCTGTGGCCGGGGCGATTTATCAGGGATGTTTCCGCAATCCTCTTGTGGAGCCATACATCCTTGGAGTATCTTCGGGTGCGGCATTCGGCGCAGCGCTGGGTATTGTCTATCCTCATATCTTTATATCTATACAGGTAAGTGCTTTCGTGTTTGCCTCGCTCTCTGTATTCCTGGCGTATACGCTGGCAAGGAACAGAGGACAAACTCCCGTAGTCACGCTGGTGCTTGCCGGCATCATTATTGGCTCGATATTTGGAGCTTGCGTTTCCATCATGAAATACATCTCCGATGATACACAACTGAGAGAGATCGTCTTCTGGATGATGGGAGGCTTTTACTATACCACGTGGAATGATGTATATCTGACTGTGCCTGTCGTGTTAATATCTGTAGCTATCATGTGGTTCTTCGGATGGAAGCTAAATGTCCTTTCCATGGGTGATGAAGAAGCTCGGGCGCTGGGCGTGAATCCGGAAATTTTCAAGTTTATTTTTATTGTCCTGGCCACGCTTGTGACTGCCGTCTGTGTATCTTCGGTGGGAATTATTGCGTGGGTCGGCCTGATGATGCCCCATGCTGCCCGCCTTATCCAGGGGCCGGATAACCGGTTTGTCATTCCTACAGCAGCACTGATGGGCGGTGTTTACATTATCTTTTGCGATACGATCGCACGCACGCTGACATCGGCGGAAATCCCAATCGGAATCATCACTTCCATCGTAGGTGCTCCATACCTCATATATCTGCTGCGTAGCAAAGAAAAGGAGATCTTCGGGTGATTAGATGTTAAAAGTAGATAATCTGGGCTTTGGGTATAGTGGCATACCCATATTCGAAGGCGTTTCATTCAGGGTAAAAAAAGGTTCTTTATGCGGGCTTTTCGGGCCAAATGGGTCCGGGAAGACAACCCTGTTTAAGTGCTGCATGAGCTTTCTTAAGTACGATAACGGCAGCATATGCATTGACGGATGCGATGTTAAGAGGAAGAAGATAGGGGAGTTGGCAAAACTTGTTGCCTACGTGCCCCAGGAACATAAGCCGCCTTTTCCGTACCTCGTCAAGGAAGTCGTGCTGATGGGCAGGACTCCTCACATGGGTGGTATATTCGGCGTCTCTGAGGATGACAAGAGTAAGGTCATGGAGGCTCTGGAAATGCTTGAGATCTCCCATATCGCCGATAAGCCATA containing:
- a CDS encoding IS481-like element ISMac4 family transposase is translated as MKLNGKKIRWIIAQKSKGESTSTIAEIQGISARRVQQIYKEYVETGQLPQVGINLGRPKNPLSSSDKELIDQTYSDYKFGACYLEILIEGKYNRKISHNRIHNYLLSMDLAKENRKKKQRRKWCRYEREHSMSAAHIDWHENPLLGLQVCAILDDSSRMIIAGGEYVHCNTENTIKVIDELVKEYWDIYPLRELIMDHGSEFGAHRINKDGSWDSDFKRCIEELGIKPILARVRHPQTNGKIEKWFDTYQRFRGEFESFEEFVQWYNKRPHGALKLEQLESPQEAFWNRLPVEAKFRIGVRLFGW
- a CDS encoding PGF-pre-PGF domain-containing protein: MSLKNYEDVSGVKIILAWASEDEEKTIENFYPLLKYTISGSIVSEIEDGSINTSYTNIGIQGNGMTGLGKSDEYGNYKFGNLSIDYWLEYGNYSLIAFKYIPSEGKYLFGTTNVSLNNYEDVSEVKIILDWASEDEEKAIENFYPLLKYIISGNVFSDVQDKTVNASDTNVVIQGNGMTGLGKSDEYGNYKFGNLSIDYWLEYGNYSLIAFKYIPSEGRYLFGTTNVSLKNYEEVSGVKIILDWASEDEEKTIENFYPLLKYTISGSIVSEIEDGSINTSYTNIGIQGNGMTGLGKSDEYGNYKFGNLSIDYWLEYGNYSLIAFKYIPSEGKYLFGTTNVSLNNYEDVSEVKIILDWASEDEEKAIENFYPLLKYIISGNVFSDVQDKTVNASDTNVVIQGNGMTGLGKSDEYGNYKFGNLSIDYWLEYGNYSLIAFKYIPPEGRYLFGTTNTSLGDIETVSDVNIILDWANEAEEKIIESFFPLFKYSFSGSVFSNIQNENINVSNTHVVIQGNGITGIRKCDDYGNYKSGDLGSDSWLEYGKNYSVTAFKYIPSQGKYLFGTTIVSLKNCEEVSDVNVELDWASGDEEKAIENFYPLLRYTISGSVLDSSDNSSSDNSNSDNSSGEGSSSDGSSSGSSHSSSGGGGSPEPARNVEVRELSQAFITNGQPVRFDLTRNATSVVYVSFDAKKTAGKTTTVVEMLKNKSTLTPDALTGEVYNYLNIWVGNGGYATEMNIENATVCFKVEKSWIQDKGIDQSSIILNRYSDKKWNELPTTLLGKDDKYMYFTAKTPEFSPFAIAGKTIVDETGNVIATTSKTQENKQNNTTLEIEQTSEQRERSTPGFEMIYCVIWLLGLFLYRRR
- a CDS encoding cytochrome c biogenesis CcdA family protein — encoded protein: MASHRYNLLLENQRIEAICESCIAIIIIFLLLCVLPSVAYADDTKQITVLYLYDESCNRCTETTPLIRQAIEEACDEGLPVNYREIRVNSREGASYIDRYRLIDIPDLIIDNHTIIGPANLEGEYDTVLRSIKDTIVSSYGYDSPVIVHTTAVKRSNNDSEVAVTVYISNQSNTTINASLSGGLTEGSRLTSGKFFWNGQLQPGAEEKITYVLYGGNTSYVFPSIVYYEDNCGSHVVTDSYVPIRTIPALSVPIAFASGIIAAFSPCILAVMAYMATLAASGGRRYLLLINVMAFSAGLLFMYSLIGICFYMFSVTIPSLYSIVRYAIVTSMLIIGSTMIIRTPPLHERSFSDAGFKRLVLLLRPYSRIHTTGFSFAMGLGFGLIKMPCAGGLYLAILGMMAAQNNSFQGLYYLLAYDAGVVLPVLGLGMLLATGLSARRLDTIRTRYRTSLNTATGIMLFILATVLAFNKI
- a CDS encoding iron ABC transporter substrate-binding protein — translated: MTKMIVYMFLILLISLPFAGCISEKTTLPVAAPSTNDESNTITDMRDVQVKVPKNITRAAVISDGFVECVMISLGVQDTIVAVGTTITNDYTYVFPSAKGENFTYENGKNTMLYLDPSLSDTVRLTPQQYNVISYEALASSNPDIIILRVGDCSVGWDNRDTMNKTIDTMESLGIPVIVLYSPTYYSNSDLSTMRDEIKIIGQIFGKEKDALELADYIQNTEKMISNKTKDIPESNKPTVLYFGLSPNARKAGGAGHSWGIDTPESYTIEGIVHAKNAYRDTGTAKILNTEQVLALDPDVILLATSWGYHPARELYEAPYYQNLNELSAIKNKRVYSMPWTPSNCARRLEYPIDLMITAKAAYPDKFQDITVHEWVLDFYKQVYNVDDETARGLRSAQWLEWMEEENF
- a CDS encoding iron ABC transporter substrate-binding protein, with product MNDKFNNSDRIRIGKSSGYFKKDFVLCVLVILLIVSVEGCTGQTDPGTTTSTDSAIVASLDEQYQYITDMRGVQVKVPKEIKRVATIDDGFVEGVLTNLSEVDKVVSIGSAGLSSRSFYQSNITLNSGTNYTFSGGSNTMCIVNPWIANVSCTESSSGMTIINYEKLASANPDVLIIRIGDCEMSATNLEDNDKKISMIESLGIPVIVLYSPNTYQNSDLNTMRDEMRIIGQLFYKEQEAMALADYLSDTEKMIRDRTQDIPDEEKITALYLGLSSKARKSGGAGYVSGIDTPESYILETVANGKNAYRDTGSGKLLNAEQVLALNPDVIFLPTYSGYHPPIELQDAIYYQNLQELQAVKDKRIYSMPYTPRNCDRRVEYPLDLMIVAKGCYPDRFQDIKVHEFALKLYQDVYGVDRTTAEKIRSAQYLDWTVEYDF
- a CDS encoding class I SAM-dependent methyltransferase, translated to MMNNVIDYGEIWKTMMAESKKTNFETGRFWTIEEAIKYDTQIKMDNWNFSRNIIKRIDFTPDSKVLDIGAGPGTLTIPLADMVKHVTAVEPSDGMLYCLKENIKAKELNNVSWIQKKWEDIDLKDLDAPYDVVVASFSLSMPDIKEAVIKMNNVSSKYVYLNWFAGMPSWEKTYAEAWKRIHGTSYNIHPQIDCIYKVLYDMRIYPNVTVYPDYWELVYPRMEEAVNHYKRIVNATTTEHEAILKKYISETFSCENGNLRMKEKSHTGWLWWKKS